In Methanosarcina siciliae T4/M, one genomic interval encodes:
- the rpsJ gene encoding 30S ribosomal protein S10: MQKARIRLSGISPKDLDGVCNQVKSIAERTGVNISGPVPLPTKKLVVPTRKSPSGDGTATWDHWEMRVHKRLIDIAADERALRQLMRIQVPKDINIEIVLEG, from the coding sequence ATGCAAAAAGCTAGAATCAGATTGTCAGGCATCAGTCCCAAGGATCTGGACGGAGTCTGCAACCAGGTAAAATCAATTGCGGAAAGGACAGGAGTAAACATTTCAGGACCTGTTCCGCTGCCCACAAAGAAGCTGGTCGTTCCTACAAGGAAGAGCCCCAGCGGAGATGGGACTGCAACCTGGGACCACTGGGAAATGCGCGTACACAAGAGACTAATCGACATTGCAGCCGATGAAAGAGCGCTCCGCCAGCTCATGAGAATCCAGGTCCCAAAAGACATAAACATCGAGATCGTGCTCGAAGGATAA
- a CDS encoding HAD family hydrolase, which yields MMVFFDIDGTLLDHKSAEFSGVELFYQNYHNFFEIDFNEFYSIWCELAEKHFKRYLAKKCSFEEQRIERIKELYLIRNINLSNEEALKVFDYYLFNYESSWKPYDDVIPCLKKLSNLKMGVISNGDPGQQKLKLSKMGISRYFVDIIVAGEFHVAKPCTEIFESACKRNGEEPEKCFYVGDAIETDIIPCEKIGMKGIWINRGNKTFPNKNIKSIFSLEELVNVLYEDMP from the coding sequence ATGATGGTTTTTTTTGACATAGACGGTACCCTATTGGATCATAAAAGTGCGGAATTTTCTGGAGTTGAATTATTTTACCAGAATTATCATAATTTTTTCGAAATAGATTTTAATGAATTTTATTCTATTTGGTGTGAATTAGCAGAAAAACACTTTAAAAGATATTTAGCCAAAAAATGTTCTTTTGAAGAACAGCGCATTGAACGAATTAAAGAACTTTATTTAATACGAAATATTAACCTATCAAATGAAGAGGCACTTAAAGTATTTGATTACTATTTATTCAATTATGAATCAAGCTGGAAACCTTATGATGATGTGATACCCTGCTTGAAAAAACTTTCAAATTTAAAAATGGGTGTTATAAGTAATGGTGATCCAGGGCAACAAAAGCTAAAGCTGAGTAAAATGGGAATTTCCCGTTACTTTGTTGATATCATAGTAGCAGGAGAATTTCATGTTGCAAAACCCTGTACGGAAATATTTGAAAGTGCATGTAAAAGGAATGGTGAAGAACCAGAAAAGTGCTTTTACGTTGGAGATGCTATTGAAACTGACATTATACCATGTGAGAAAATTGGAATGAAAGGCATATGGATTAACAGAGGCAATAAAACTTTCCCAAATAAGAACATTAAAAGTATCTTCTCATTAGAAGAACTTGTCAATGTATTGTACGAGGATATGCCGTAG
- a CDS encoding class I SAM-dependent methyltransferase, with amino-acid sequence MKDKILEYWDFRSSDYHTEYAHCMDEEMDVWKSVFSEILLTDKKVRAVEVGTGPGILAISLAAMGHDVTGVDLSENMLEKAAANAREKGVNVLLMRGDAEKIPLKDGEYDFVFSKYLLWTLPQPDKFLGECCRLLKDGGIMMIIDGLWFHNPDGTEKKSSRYERFDELYGDVKPNLPFAKENTPERIADLAESHGFEDLTWRFLDDYDAFLERNDPSGHAAAYIKPPHMILAKKKVRNS; translated from the coding sequence ATGAAAGATAAAATATTAGAATACTGGGACTTCAGAAGTTCTGATTATCACACAGAATATGCTCACTGTATGGATGAGGAAATGGATGTCTGGAAATCCGTTTTTTCAGAAATTCTGCTGACTGATAAAAAAGTCCGTGCAGTGGAAGTTGGAACAGGTCCCGGGATTCTTGCCATCTCCCTTGCTGCCATGGGACACGATGTAACAGGTGTTGATTTGTCCGAAAATATGCTTGAAAAAGCAGCTGCAAATGCCCGAGAAAAGGGAGTAAATGTTTTGTTAATGCGGGGAGATGCAGAAAAAATTCCTCTTAAAGACGGAGAGTATGATTTTGTTTTTAGCAAGTATCTTCTCTGGACTTTGCCTCAACCGGATAAGTTTCTGGGTGAGTGTTGCCGGCTTTTAAAAGACGGAGGCATTATGATGATAATTGATGGTTTGTGGTTCCATAATCCGGATGGAACAGAGAAAAAAAGTAGTCGTTACGAACGATTTGATGAGCTGTACGGTGATGTTAAACCTAATCTGCCCTTTGCGAAAGAAAATACTCCCGAGAGGATAGCTGACCTCGCAGAATCTCACGGATTTGAGGATTTAACATGGAGGTTTTTGGACGATTATGATGCGTTTTTGGAACGAAACGATCCTTCCGGTCATGCAGCTGCGTATATCAAGCCTCCGCATATGATTCTTGCAAAGAAAAAAGTTAGAAATAGCTGA
- a CDS encoding ABC transporter substrate-binding protein has protein sequence MKFNVQKTKISSPAVAVILIVALLCSGCTETGGTEEKVLRVVFNEGPDTGGSLDPANGWTGWYVHQAGIYETLFYYDADMNLMPKLATGYKQLNDTEWEIQLREDVSFHDGTKMNADAVLFSLNRVLDPTNSRSSEYSFIKEVRKTGEYTIVIETNDVYAPLIASLVDPIMSIISPSIVDADKEPIGTGPFKFVSFEPGTSLEIEKNPDYWDGDVKVDRILIQYNKDSTARTLMIKSGDVDIARDPLQSEYSALQANPDINVISRETLRTYFLFVNGGKAPFDDVRVRQALSYAINRQEIVDTALEGVSGLPATGIFTNTMPWNANDQIEAYEYNPEKALELFEEAGITKGTDGKLYYNGEPFTIEIQTYTKRAALQPSAEILASQLEDIGITSTVTILDSAALTANAVAGTYDFSLAAWSTAPTGDPDYFLSLHYLSTGNYAANWLRYSNPQVDELILEARKETDEEKRAELYDEIQIQIQEDAAILPVFYANEIYALSSDVEGFVMYPNEYTIITKDIGFA, from the coding sequence ATGAAATTCAACGTACAAAAAACAAAAATCTCTTCCCCGGCAGTTGCAGTAATTTTGATTGTGGCATTGCTCTGTTCAGGATGTACCGAGACTGGGGGGACTGAAGAAAAAGTTCTCCGCGTAGTTTTTAACGAAGGCCCCGATACCGGAGGCAGTCTTGATCCTGCCAACGGCTGGACAGGGTGGTATGTCCATCAGGCAGGCATCTATGAAACACTGTTCTATTATGATGCGGACATGAATCTCATGCCCAAACTTGCAACCGGCTACAAACAGTTAAATGATACGGAATGGGAAATCCAGCTCCGTGAGGATGTAAGCTTCCACGACGGAACAAAGATGAATGCGGATGCAGTTCTCTTTTCGCTGAACAGAGTACTTGACCCGACAAACAGCAGGTCATCCGAGTACTCCTTCATCAAAGAGGTACGAAAAACCGGCGAGTACACCATTGTCATCGAAACTAATGATGTTTATGCTCCATTGATAGCATCCCTTGTAGACCCGATAATGTCGATCATTAGCCCCAGCATTGTTGACGCGGACAAAGAGCCGATCGGGACCGGTCCCTTCAAGTTTGTTTCCTTTGAACCGGGTACAAGCCTTGAAATAGAAAAGAACCCTGATTACTGGGACGGTGATGTCAAAGTTGACCGTATACTTATTCAGTACAACAAAGACAGCACTGCCAGAACCCTGATGATAAAATCAGGAGATGTTGACATTGCCAGAGATCCTCTCCAGAGCGAGTATTCGGCACTTCAGGCCAATCCTGATATAAACGTCATTTCCAGAGAAACCCTGCGGACGTACTTCCTGTTTGTAAATGGTGGTAAAGCCCCATTTGACGATGTCAGAGTCCGCCAGGCCCTCTCCTACGCAATCAACCGCCAGGAAATTGTGGATACGGCACTTGAAGGGGTTTCCGGCCTTCCGGCAACCGGTATATTCACAAATACCATGCCGTGGAACGCAAACGACCAGATCGAAGCCTATGAATATAACCCGGAAAAAGCTCTGGAACTCTTCGAAGAAGCGGGAATCACGAAAGGCACAGATGGCAAACTCTACTACAACGGGGAGCCGTTCACCATTGAAATCCAGACCTACACAAAACGTGCAGCTCTTCAGCCGAGTGCGGAAATCCTAGCCTCACAGCTGGAAGATATAGGCATTACCTCAACCGTGACAATTCTGGATAGTGCTGCCCTTACAGCAAACGCTGTTGCAGGAACGTATGACTTTTCACTTGCTGCGTGGAGTACGGCACCGACAGGTGATCCTGATTACTTCCTCTCGCTTCATTATCTCTCAACCGGGAATTACGCAGCCAACTGGCTTCGCTATTCTAACCCTCAGGTCGATGAATTGATTCTTGAAGCAAGGAAAGAGACGGACGAAGAGAAACGCGCGGAGCTATACGACGAAATCCAGATACAGATTCAGGAAGATGCAGCAATACTGCCCGTCTTCTATGCCAACGAAATCTATGCACTGTCATCGGATGTTGAAGGTTTTGTAATGTATCCAAACGAGTACACAATCATCACCAAGGATATCGGATTTGCATAA